From the Rhodoferax sp. WC2427 genome, one window contains:
- the nudK gene encoding GDP-mannose pyrophosphatase NudK, translating to MHATDSIRIVEEKVLSHDWYLLKKTTFELRRRDGSWQRQSRETYDRGNGATILLYNAAQGTVVLTRQFRFPTYVNGNASGQLIETCAGLLDQDDPATCIRREVEEETGFRIDGVRKIFEAYMSPGSVTEKVYFFVGAYTAADKVSDGGGEHHEGEDIEVLELPFAEALEMVADGRICDGKTILLLQYAQLQGLLP from the coding sequence ATGCACGCCACTGACAGCATCCGCATCGTTGAAGAAAAGGTTTTGTCGCACGACTGGTATTTGCTGAAAAAAACCACGTTCGAGCTGCGCCGCCGCGACGGCAGCTGGCAGCGCCAGAGCCGCGAAACCTACGACCGGGGTAACGGTGCCACCATCCTGCTGTACAACGCCGCCCAGGGCACGGTGGTGCTGACGCGGCAGTTCCGCTTTCCCACCTATGTGAACGGCAACGCCAGCGGGCAGCTCATCGAAACCTGCGCCGGCCTGCTGGACCAGGACGACCCGGCCACCTGCATCCGCCGCGAGGTGGAGGAGGAAACCGGCTTTCGCATCGACGGCGTGCGCAAGATCTTCGAGGCCTACATGAGCCCGGGCTCGGTGACAGAAAAGGTGTATTTCTTTGTCGGGGCCTACACCGCCGCCGACAAGGTGTCGGATGGGGGCGGCGAGCACCACGAGGGCGAAGACATCGAGGTGCTGGAGCTGCCTTTTGCGGAGGCCCTGGAAATGGTGGCCGATGGGCGCATCTGCGATGGCAAGACGATTCTGCTGCTGCAGTACGCGCAACTGCAAGGGCTGCTGCCCTAA
- a CDS encoding AMP nucleosidase produces the protein MPYLPAFIAPTRFTDPVAALAQVHLIYDLQIAHLRLAMQRFVAGETLPGHVRACYPFVRLHTETVARAADLEGAHLSYGFVAGPGRFETTLTRPDLFNGYLLEQFRLLLQNHQVELEIGTSALPIPVHFSFAEHDHVEGHMDAERRMLMRDVFDLPDLGAMDDGIANGTYEPRPGDPQPLALFTAPRVDYSLHRLRHYTGTGPDHFQNFVLFTNYQFYIDEFVRMGHAAMADPTSEYCAFVEPGNVITRRVGLPAEARDALGAAPPRLPQMPAYHLVRADSAGITMVNIGVGPANAKNITDHIAVLRPHAWIMVGHCAGLRNTQQLGDYVLAHGYVREDHVLDEELPLWVPIPALAEIQMALEQAVADVTQVQGAALKSIMRTGTVASTDNRNWELLPNNQPQRRFSQSRAVALDMESATIAANGFRFRVPYGTLLCVSDKPLHGEIKLPGMANHFYRERVDQHLRIGIRAIELLRAQGMNQLHSRKLRSFAEVAFQ, from the coding sequence ATGCCTTATCTACCTGCCTTCATTGCCCCCACCCGTTTCACCGACCCGGTTGCCGCGCTGGCCCAGGTACACCTGATTTACGACCTGCAGATCGCGCATTTGCGCCTGGCCATGCAGCGCTTTGTGGCGGGCGAAACCCTGCCCGGCCACGTGCGGGCCTGCTACCCGTTTGTACGCCTGCACACCGAAACGGTGGCCCGCGCCGCCGACCTGGAAGGCGCGCACCTGAGCTATGGTTTTGTGGCCGGCCCCGGCCGGTTCGAAACCACGCTGACCCGTCCCGACCTGTTCAACGGCTACCTGCTGGAGCAGTTCCGCCTGCTGCTGCAAAACCACCAGGTCGAGCTGGAAATCGGCACCAGCGCGCTGCCGATTCCCGTGCACTTTTCGTTTGCCGAGCACGACCACGTCGAAGGCCACATGGATGCCGAGCGCCGCATGCTGATGCGCGACGTATTCGACCTGCCCGACCTGGGCGCCATGGACGACGGCATTGCCAACGGCACCTACGAGCCGCGCCCCGGCGACCCGCAGCCGCTGGCGCTGTTTACCGCGCCCCGGGTGGACTATTCGCTGCACCGCCTGCGCCACTACACCGGCACCGGGCCCGACCATTTCCAGAACTTCGTGCTGTTTACCAACTACCAGTTCTACATCGACGAGTTCGTCCGCATGGGCCACGCCGCCATGGCCGACCCCACCAGCGAGTACTGCGCCTTTGTGGAACCCGGCAACGTCATCACCCGCCGCGTGGGCCTGCCCGCCGAGGCGCGCGATGCCCTGGGGGCCGCCCCGCCGCGCCTGCCGCAAATGCCGGCCTACCACCTGGTGCGCGCCGACAGTGCGGGCATCACCATGGTCAACATCGGCGTGGGCCCGGCCAATGCCAAGAACATCACCGACCACATCGCCGTGCTGCGCCCACATGCCTGGATCATGGTGGGCCACTGCGCAGGCCTGCGCAACACCCAGCAGCTGGGCGACTACGTGCTGGCCCACGGCTACGTGCGCGAAGACCATGTGCTGGACGAAGAGCTGCCGCTGTGGGTGCCGATTCCGGCGCTGGCCGAAATCCAGATGGCGCTGGAGCAGGCCGTGGCCGACGTCACCCAGGTGCAGGGTGCAGCGCTGAAAAGCATCATGCGCACCGGCACCGTGGCCAGTACCGACAACCGCAACTGGGAACTGCTGCCTAACAACCAACCGCAGCGCCGCTTCAGCCAGAGCCGCGCCGTAGCGCTGGACATGGAAAGCGCCACCATTGCCGCCAATGGCTTTCGCTTCCGGGTGCCCTACGGCACGCTGCTGTGCGTCAGCGACAAACCGCTGCACGGCGAGATCAAGCTGCCCGGCATGGCCAACCATTTCTACCGCGAGCGGGTCGACCAGCACCTGCGCATCGGCATCCGCGCCATCGAGCTGCTGCGTGCCCAGGGCATGAACCAGTTGCACAGCCGCAAGCTGCGCAGTTTTGCCGAAGTGGCGTTCCAGTAA
- a CDS encoding diguanylate cyclase, with product MLLDLHSLLVIAAANVGVVSLALLVVIGRGASAATRCVQIALVALLLGGVAAITASSVWTVVLAPLALLFFSLALWLWHRALGSWLGHRTRPPTQRKKPHKPRRPDMFYGLDYRWSERGLRVLLVAAPLGYVLGTASPAFQWGWSHLCLAVMLVLVAAATLFPLRHVGRAWRWVLCASLSVLALVLLVRGLVGVWRADLLRLPDLAMALAVNMAMVGSIVALLAAWRDEAKARLHNLAMTDGLTGLLNRRGWTERAEAMFANAMRYQQPLTLMMLDIDHFKRVNDTYGHEVGDTALKLFARLLRESRRTGDLVGRLGGEEFCIVLANTHRSASIGFDLRLRAMLQQTAEKELGFPLDYSAGVGVLKDGDATLSGLIARADAALYEAKKAGRGQLVQSGGGAGLTVI from the coding sequence ATGTTGCTCGACCTGCACAGCCTGCTGGTGATTGCCGCCGCCAACGTCGGAGTGGTGTCGCTGGCCTTGTTGGTGGTGATTGGCCGGGGGGCCAGCGCCGCCACGCGCTGTGTGCAAATCGCGCTGGTGGCCCTGCTGCTGGGCGGTGTAGCCGCCATCACCGCCAGCAGCGTCTGGACGGTGGTATTGGCGCCGCTGGCCCTGCTGTTTTTCAGCTTGGCGCTGTGGCTGTGGCACCGCGCCCTGGGCAGCTGGCTGGGCCACCGCACCCGCCCACCCACGCAGCGCAAAAAGCCGCACAAGCCACGTCGCCCGGACATGTTTTACGGACTGGACTACCGCTGGAGCGAGCGCGGCCTGCGCGTCTTGCTGGTGGCCGCGCCGCTGGGCTATGTGCTGGGCACGGCCAGCCCGGCCTTCCAGTGGGGCTGGTCCCACCTGTGCCTGGCGGTCATGCTGGTACTGGTGGCGGCGGCCACCCTGTTCCCGCTGCGGCATGTGGGCCGGGCCTGGCGCTGGGTGCTGTGCGCCAGTCTGTCGGTACTGGCGCTGGTGCTGCTGGTGCGCGGTCTGGTGGGCGTGTGGCGTGCCGACCTGCTGCGCCTGCCGGACCTGGCCATGGCGCTGGCGGTGAACATGGCCATGGTGGGCTCCATAGTGGCGCTGCTGGCCGCCTGGCGCGACGAGGCCAAGGCCCGCTTGCACAACCTGGCCATGACCGACGGGCTGACCGGCCTGTTGAACCGGCGCGGCTGGACGGAGCGTGCCGAGGCCATGTTCGCCAACGCCATGCGCTACCAGCAGCCGCTGACGCTGATGATGCTGGACATCGACCATTTCAAGCGTGTCAACGACACCTACGGCCACGAGGTGGGCGACACCGCACTCAAGCTGTTTGCCCGCCTGCTGCGCGAAAGCCGCCGCACCGGCGATCTGGTGGGCCGCCTGGGTGGGGAGGAGTTTTGCATCGTACTGGCCAACACCCACCGGTCGGCCAGCATCGGTTTTGATTTGCGCCTGCGCGCCATGCTGCAGCAGACCGCTGAAAAAGAGCTGGGCTTTCCGCTGGACTACAGCGCCGGGGTGGGTGTGCTCAAAGACGGCGACGCCACCCTGTCCGGCCTGATCGCCCGCGCCGACGCCGCGCTGTACGAGGCCAAGAAAGCCGGTCGTGGGCAGCTGGTGCAGTCGGGCGGCGGGGCCGGGTTGACGGTGATTTAG
- a CDS encoding DeoR/GlpR family DNA-binding transcription regulator — protein MLTQQRKHLLLDTLRREGRIVAADLSATLGLSEDTIRRDLRALAAQGLLQRVHGGALPASPAVANFAARSQLQMPGKQAIAAAAAAMVQPGQVMFIDGGTTCQQLALRLPPTLQATVVTHSPTIALALVEHPRIEVQLLGGRLFKHSVVAVGAATVEAIGRVRADLYFMGVTGISARVGLSTGDMEEAHVKRALMAQSAETWVLASAEKLHAASPYVIAPCSEATGLVVEPGTTDQAVAALTALGLALVRG, from the coding sequence ATGCTGACCCAACAACGCAAACACCTCCTGCTCGACACCCTGCGCCGCGAGGGCCGCATCGTGGCGGCCGACCTGAGTGCCACCCTGGGCCTGTCGGAAGACACCATCCGGCGCGACCTGCGTGCGCTGGCCGCCCAGGGCCTGCTGCAGCGGGTGCACGGCGGGGCCTTGCCTGCGTCGCCTGCGGTGGCCAACTTTGCCGCGCGCAGCCAGCTGCAGATGCCGGGCAAGCAGGCGATTGCCGCCGCCGCTGCGGCCATGGTGCAGCCCGGCCAGGTGATGTTTATCGACGGCGGCACTACCTGCCAGCAGCTGGCGCTGCGCCTGCCGCCCACGCTGCAGGCCACCGTGGTCACGCACAGCCCGACCATCGCCCTGGCCCTGGTGGAGCACCCGCGCATCGAGGTGCAACTGCTGGGTGGGCGCTTGTTCAAGCACTCGGTGGTGGCCGTGGGCGCGGCGACGGTGGAGGCGATAGGCCGGGTGCGCGCCGACCTGTACTTCATGGGGGTGACCGGCATCAGCGCCCGGGTAGGCCTGAGCACCGGCGACATGGAAGAAGCCCACGTGAAGCGCGCACTGATGGCCCAGTCCGCCGAAACCTGGGTGCTGGCCTCGGCCGAGAAGCTGCACGCCGCCTCGCCCTACGTGATCGCCCCCTGCTCGGAGGCCACCGGCCTGGTGGTGGAGCCGGGCACCACCGACCAGGCGGTGGCGGCGCTGACGGCGCTGGGGTTGGCGCTGGTGCGGGGGTAG
- a CDS encoding mechanosensitive ion channel family protein, giving the protein MPFHQLVAWADDSALRILLSAGVAIVLALVLHAIGAALVRKVTRSLPLASRIANACHAPMRFVLPLIALQAVWQIAPRDFPMIAEVRHANVLLLLACLTWLGLRVVHGTVQGLIASYPLEAEDNLNARRVHTQAKVLANTLVIGILVTGLAAMLMTFPEARQFGASLLASAGVVGIIVGMAARPVLGNLVAGLQIALGQPLRIDDVLIVQGEWGRVEEITGTYVVLKIWDQRRLIIPLQWFIENPFQNWSRRNPELIGTVFLWVDYTTPVPALRTALDRICAASPAWDRRYCKLDVTDTAAHGIQLRMEVTAANADLLWRVRCDVREGMVDFLQREYPQSLPRMRAELQPSPQMAEAKNY; this is encoded by the coding sequence ATGCCTTTCCACCAGCTCGTGGCGTGGGCCGACGACTCGGCGCTGCGGATACTGTTGTCGGCGGGCGTGGCGATCGTGCTGGCGCTGGTGCTGCACGCCATCGGTGCCGCGCTGGTGCGCAAGGTCACCCGCAGCCTGCCGCTGGCCTCGCGCATCGCCAACGCCTGCCACGCGCCCATGCGCTTTGTGCTGCCGCTGATTGCACTGCAGGCGGTATGGCAGATTGCGCCGCGCGACTTTCCGATGATCGCCGAGGTGCGCCATGCCAACGTGCTGCTGCTGCTGGCCTGCCTGACCTGGCTGGGCCTGCGCGTGGTGCACGGCACCGTGCAGGGGCTGATCGCCTCGTACCCGCTGGAAGCCGAAGACAACCTCAACGCCCGCCGCGTGCACACCCAGGCCAAGGTGCTGGCCAACACCCTGGTCATCGGCATTCTGGTGACCGGGCTGGCGGCGATGCTGATGACCTTTCCCGAGGCCCGGCAGTTTGGGGCCAGCCTGCTGGCGTCGGCCGGGGTGGTCGGCATCATCGTGGGCATGGCCGCACGGCCGGTGCTGGGCAACCTGGTGGCGGGCCTGCAAATCGCCCTGGGCCAGCCGCTGCGCATCGACGACGTGCTGATCGTGCAGGGCGAATGGGGCCGGGTGGAAGAGATCACCGGCACCTACGTGGTGCTGAAAATCTGGGACCAGCGCCGGCTCATCATTCCGCTGCAGTGGTTCATCGAAAACCCGTTCCAGAACTGGTCGCGCCGCAACCCCGAACTGATCGGCACGGTGTTTCTGTGGGTGGACTACACCACGCCCGTCCCCGCGCTGCGCACCGCGCTGGACCGCATCTGCGCCGCCTCGCCCGCCTGGGACCGCCGCTACTGCAAACTGGACGTGACGGACACCGCCGCCCACGGCATCCAGCTGCGGATGGAAGTGACCGCCGCCAACGCCGACCTGCTGTGGCGCGTGCGCTGCGATGTGCGCGAGGGCATGGTGGATTTCCTGCAGCGCGAGTATCCGCAGAGCCTGCCCCGCATGCGCGCCGAGCTGCAACCATCGCCCCAGATGGCCGAAGCCAAAAACTACTAA
- a CDS encoding chalcone isomerase family protein: MTRFVRATLPASLALAASLLLPPAWAATPSTPFATEAQVQGTPLVLNGAGTRYRAVFKVYDMALYTPQKVTTPDELLALPGPKLLRFTALRDLPGTDLGLAFIKGLSANAPKELVLKHTVSSNRLVEIFSGRSKLNPGDSFAMQFIPGRGTLFFIGDQPQGNPVGDAEFFGMVLGIWVGGSPADHGLKAALLGQEPVKK, translated from the coding sequence ATGACCCGTTTTGTGCGCGCCACGCTGCCCGCCAGCCTGGCCTTAGCCGCCAGCCTGTTGCTGCCACCCGCCTGGGCGGCCACCCCCAGCACCCCCTTTGCCACCGAAGCCCAGGTCCAGGGCACCCCCCTGGTGCTCAACGGCGCGGGCACCCGCTACCGGGCGGTGTTCAAGGTCTACGACATGGCCTTGTACACCCCGCAAAAAGTCACCACCCCCGACGAGCTGCTGGCGCTGCCCGGCCCCAAGCTGCTGCGCTTCACCGCCTTGCGCGACCTGCCCGGCACCGACCTGGGCCTGGCTTTCATCAAGGGCCTGTCGGCCAATGCCCCCAAAGAGCTGGTGCTGAAGCACACCGTGTCGTCCAACCGCCTGGTCGAAATCTTCTCGGGCCGCAGCAAGCTCAACCCTGGCGACAGCTTCGCCATGCAGTTCATTCCCGGCCGGGGCACGCTGTTTTTTATCGGCGACCAGCCCCAGGGCAACCCGGTGGGCGACGCCGAGTTTTTTGGCATGGTGCTGGGCATCTGGGTGGGCGGCAGCCCGGCAGACCACGGGCTGAAGGCGGCTCTGCTGGGGCAGGAGCCGGTGAAAAAGTAG